A DNA window from Candidatus Poribacteria bacterium contains the following coding sequences:
- a CDS encoding transposase: protein YKTSVRSLTWELRKYTKVVGKKTKDTRKQTIRVRQTPIRSTGTRYNRLKVLKLGEVKIRQHRPLIGDPKEVTLKKTARGWYVFIVCEVPETLKCVPKSACGVDVGTHKFLTTSAGETEDNPRFYRQAEQKLIRLHRDLSRKQYRSKRWYKAKDALAKQADIVAC from the coding sequence TACAAAACCTCTGTTCGCTCGTTGACGTGGGAACTGCGAAAATATACGAAAGTCGTTGGTAAAAAGACCAAGGATACAAGGAAACAGACGATACGTGTTCGTCAGACCCCTATCCGCTCCACAGGCACACGGTATAACCGCTTGAAAGTGCTGAAACTCGGTGAAGTCAAGATCCGCCAACATCGTCCGCTCATCGGAGACCCGAAAGAGGTCACGTTGAAAAAGACGGCACGTGGCTGGTATGTCTTTATCGTTTGCGAAGTGCCGGAGACGCTGAAATGTGTTCCAAAGTCTGCTTGTGGTGTAGACGTTGGGACGCACAAATTTCTGACGACCTCTGCCGGTGAAACTGAAGATAATCCGCGCTTTTATCGCCAAGCCGAACAGAAGTTGATACGCTTGCATCGCGACCTTTCGCGCAAGCAATACCGAAGTAAACGGTGGTATAAGGCAAAGGACGCATTGGCGAAACAGGCAGATATTGTTGCCTGTTAA
- a CDS encoding SOS response-associated peptidase: MCGRFTFASDAEALNQTFFNFAMPMDLSPRYNISPTQDVAVIANTPTDTAERPETGQVEFFHWGLIPSWAKDPKIGNRMINARSETLSEKPSFRNAYKRRRCLILADGYYEWKQIPGDRSKQPVYIRLKSQKPFALAGLWEVWQADGMDEPLHSCTIITCPPNTLLEEIHHRMPVILPQDAYAEWLAPNQKSADTLQPLLVPYPDEGMEAYTVSRFVNRPTNDSPECIAPYF, encoded by the coding sequence ATGTGTGGACGATTTACCTTCGCAAGCGATGCAGAAGCGTTGAATCAAACTTTCTTCAACTTTGCGATGCCAATGGACTTGTCCCCGCGCTACAATATCTCGCCGACACAAGATGTGGCTGTTATTGCAAACACGCCGACTGATACGGCGGAGCGTCCAGAAACTGGACAAGTGGAATTCTTTCATTGGGGACTTATTCCGTCTTGGGCGAAAGATCCGAAGATCGGAAATCGGATGATTAATGCACGCTCAGAAACCCTCTCAGAAAAACCCTCTTTCCGAAATGCTTACAAACGCAGGCGATGTCTCATTTTAGCGGACGGCTACTACGAATGGAAACAGATTCCTGGTGATAGAAGCAAACAACCCGTCTACATCCGCCTTAAATCGCAGAAGCCGTTTGCACTCGCAGGACTATGGGAGGTATGGCAGGCGGATGGGATGGATGAACCGCTCCACTCCTGCACTATTATTACGTGTCCACCGAATACGCTGTTGGAGGAAATTCATCATAGAATGCCTGTAATTCTACCACAAGACGCTTATGCGGAGTGGCTTGCCCCGAACCAAAAATCGGCAGACACCCTCCAACCGCTCCTTGTACCCTACCCTGATGAAGGGATGGAAGCATACACGGTATCAAGGTTTGTCAACCGTCCTACGAACGATTCACCGGAATGTATCGCGCCCTATTTTTAA
- a CDS encoding type II toxin-antitoxin system MqsA family antitoxin, with amino-acid sequence MKASECEYCSGEIREKKVTVDHWYEGKLVIIKDVPVGVCQECGQRYYAAATLDRLDTMAQNSDTAPERISVPVMVMSP; translated from the coding sequence ATGAAAGCATCTGAATGTGAATATTGCAGTGGCGAAATTCGTGAGAAAAAAGTCACTGTAGATCACTGGTATGAAGGCAAACTGGTAATTATTAAGGATGTCCCGGTAGGTGTTTGCCAAGAATGCGGTCAGCGGTATTATGCCGCTGCGACGCTGGATCGACTTGATACGATGGCACAGAACAGTGATACCGCGCCGGAAAGAATATCTGTCCCAGTCATGGTGATGAGTCCGTAA
- a CDS encoding terpene cyclase/mutase family protein, translating to MKNYSSQQRNDYQSAVKSQQGRVGSSESPLLMETDSRWLIAIFLICCCLSLNFLIGIKDGFAADSKSPVSDDVPVEGPPLFKTIEGAKTYIVQHQNKDGGWPLISGGDSNVESTAFAVWALIDAGWGTGSQVVRMGVQYLRNTQLDNGGWNNNTAHTTFALIALAAAETDPEVRFKGLQWLKKAQNRSGAWGKKERSPDNVLYTAAVLAGLRRLGFKKNFEPISKGAAWLAEGINFDGGWALERGGRSDVFITSWVVQGLETAYNIDIQIAWLKQFQNDDGGFGRYKGSPSDPEITAIAVMALAAGNDPLNTRRVAINYLTNVRQEDGSFVSNTPIELSEPTTNLQSTCFVLIAIHAKTPDELNLQ from the coding sequence ATGAAAAACTACAGCAGTCAGCAAAGAAACGATTATCAATCAGCAGTCAAGAGTCAGCAAGGCAGGGTAGGTTCATCAGAATCCCCTTTACTGATGGAAACCGATAGCCGATGGCTGATAGCCATCTTTCTGATATGTTGTTGTCTGTCGTTGAACTTTTTGATTGGCATTAAAGACGGATTTGCAGCGGATAGCAAAAGTCCCGTTTCCGATGATGTGCCAGTAGAGGGACCTCCTCTCTTCAAAACCATAGAGGGTGCGAAAACCTACATCGTGCAGCATCAGAATAAAGACGGCGGCTGGCCCCTAATCTCCGGCGGAGATAGCAATGTAGAGAGTACTGCCTTCGCGGTTTGGGCGTTGATCGATGCAGGATGGGGTACCGGATCACAGGTCGTCCGAATGGGGGTTCAGTATCTCAGAAATACACAGTTGGATAACGGAGGTTGGAACAACAACACCGCCCACACTACCTTTGCGCTGATTGCATTAGCAGCAGCAGAGACCGATCCTGAAGTCCGTTTTAAAGGGCTCCAGTGGTTAAAAAAAGCACAGAACCGCAGTGGTGCATGGGGAAAAAAAGAACGGAGTCCTGACAACGTTCTCTACACTGCCGCGGTATTAGCTGGACTGAGGAGGCTTGGTTTCAAAAAAAATTTTGAACCGATCTCCAAAGGCGCAGCTTGGCTGGCGGAAGGTATTAATTTCGATGGCGGCTGGGCGTTAGAACGTGGGGGCAGGTCTGACGTTTTCATAACGTCCTGGGTGGTTCAAGGTCTGGAGACTGCTTACAATATCGATATCCAAATTGCCTGGCTAAAGCAGTTTCAGAATGATGATGGCGGATTCGGGAGATATAAGGGGAGTCCAAGCGACCCAGAAATCACAGCGATTGCAGTTATGGCACTCGCTGCCGGAAACGATCCACTCAACACCCGCCGGGTTGCTATCAACTATTTAACAAATGTGCGACAGGAAGACGGCAGTTTCGTCAGCAATACACCAATTGAACTGTCGGAACCGACCACCAATTTACAGTCAACCTGTTTCGTGCTCATCGCTATCCATGCCAAAACGCCGGATGAACTTAATTTACAGTGA
- a CDS encoding zinc-binding dehydrogenase gives MQVQAAVMLQPGQIEIREFEKPSPADDALLLQVDSVGICGSDKHMYLGHTALKFPVIPGHEVVGTIAEIGKNANQVMNVMGGPIKAGDRVTVVPGSKNCGRCYYCLHVPGRPTLCSGRTIYGFSNSETPPYLNGEFAEYTYIHGNSWVYKMPESVPDEIRVLTEPVAVATRAVERACAPGLPQVGDGYSIGNRVAVLGCGPIGLLVVAVLRDSGAGTIIATDLVDSRLDMAKQMGADVVINVGDTTPEERVEQIQDLTNGVGVDIAIECAGIPAVFSEALDVVRRGGKVIEVGHYTDSGDIRVRPHQICNKDLDVCGVWAYPQIQFQTALDYLQITRAPLHELITHHLPLHQLEKGIDMLGQEGVYKVVIEPQL, from the coding sequence ATGCAAGTTCAGGCGGCGGTGATGCTCCAACCGGGACAGATAGAAATCCGCGAATTCGAGAAACCGAGCCCCGCAGATGACGCGCTCCTCTTACAAGTGGACAGCGTCGGAATTTGTGGCAGTGATAAACACATGTATCTTGGGCATACTGCCCTAAAATTTCCCGTCATCCCCGGACATGAAGTCGTTGGCACTATTGCTGAGATCGGTAAAAATGCGAATCAGGTTATGAATGTGATGGGGGGTCCCATCAAAGCTGGCGACCGCGTGACTGTGGTGCCTGGTTCAAAGAACTGCGGCAGATGCTACTATTGTTTGCACGTCCCGGGTCGTCCAACTCTGTGTTCCGGACGCACCATTTATGGGTTTAGCAACAGCGAAACACCACCGTATCTGAACGGCGAATTCGCCGAGTATACCTATATCCACGGCAATTCTTGGGTGTATAAAATGCCGGAAAGTGTCCCGGATGAGATTCGCGTGCTGACGGAACCGGTAGCGGTTGCGACACGTGCCGTTGAACGCGCGTGTGCCCCCGGTCTGCCGCAAGTCGGAGATGGATACAGCATCGGGAATCGGGTTGCGGTTCTCGGATGTGGACCGATCGGTCTCCTTGTCGTTGCTGTGCTACGGGATAGCGGTGCTGGGACTATCATCGCCACCGACCTTGTTGACAGTCGATTAGATATGGCGAAGCAGATGGGAGCGGATGTGGTTATCAATGTCGGGGATACAACGCCTGAAGAACGGGTCGAGCAGATTCAGGACCTCACAAACGGTGTCGGCGTGGACATCGCCATTGAATGTGCAGGCATACCAGCGGTTTTCTCCGAGGCATTGGATGTCGTGCGACGCGGTGGAAAGGTTATCGAAGTCGGACATTACACCGATTCCGGAGATATCCGTGTCCGACCGCACCAGATTTGCAACAAAGACTTAGATGTCTGCGGTGTATGGGCATATCCGCAGATTCAATTCCAAACAGCGTTGGATTACCTTCAGATAACGCGCGCCCCGCTGCATGAATTGATAACGCACCACCTACCGTTGCATCAATTGGAAAAAGGCATTGACATGCTCGGACAAGAAGGCGTTTACAAGGTTGTAATTGAACCACAGTTGTAA
- a CDS encoding VWA domain-containing protein — protein sequence MTEQTLLQQITDFCRLLRQMGVNVTTTNQLSWCESVQLIDIGEREAFYHTARTNLIAGETERETFDTAFNLFWRYPRPEFQTVETEEETSEPSSLQELSDASDEQDIVEQWLDTEAEDNEEGQEDDPIAYSAEDLLTRKDFSEFTKEDIEKAREIVAKLAAVLATKLSRRKVVGKKGKTIDFRRSWRQSLVHGGEPLELIRKQQKIKKTKILLLCDVSGSMDCYAKFLIQFIYGMQQELKEVDVAVFSTHLTDITGLLQRKGLAEGLNEVANVVPDWSGGTKIGESLLEFYRQFAPSFSAYRSVVILISDGWDRGDVDVLRHSMEMIHRHAYRLIWLNPLLGSDGYQPICRGIRTALPYVDYFLPAHNLESLAQLTRILIPLWAR from the coding sequence ATGACTGAACAGACCCTTCTTCAACAAATTACAGACTTCTGCCGTCTGCTCCGACAGATGGGTGTCAATGTTACGACGACCAACCAATTGAGTTGGTGTGAGAGCGTCCAACTGATTGACATCGGTGAGCGGGAGGCGTTTTATCACACAGCACGGACGAACCTCATCGCTGGAGAAACTGAACGGGAGACGTTTGACACCGCTTTCAATCTGTTTTGGCGATATCCGCGTCCCGAATTCCAAACTGTGGAGACGGAAGAGGAGACATCAGAACCGTCCAGTCTCCAGGAACTCTCCGATGCCAGTGATGAGCAGGACATTGTGGAACAGTGGTTGGATACCGAAGCAGAGGATAATGAGGAAGGACAGGAAGACGATCCAATCGCTTACAGTGCCGAGGATCTTCTGACTCGGAAGGATTTCAGTGAGTTCACAAAAGAAGATATAGAGAAAGCACGGGAGATCGTCGCGAAACTGGCGGCAGTGTTGGCAACAAAACTCAGCCGCCGAAAGGTTGTCGGTAAAAAGGGAAAAACTATTGATTTTCGACGAAGTTGGCGGCAAAGTCTTGTCCACGGCGGCGAACCTCTTGAATTAATTCGGAAACAGCAGAAGATTAAGAAAACCAAGATTCTACTCCTTTGTGATGTCAGCGGCTCAATGGATTGTTATGCCAAGTTTCTCATCCAATTCATCTACGGCATGCAGCAGGAGCTGAAAGAAGTGGACGTCGCAGTCTTTAGCACACATCTGACAGACATCACTGGACTTCTCCAAAGGAAAGGGTTAGCAGAGGGTTTGAATGAGGTCGCGAATGTTGTCCCGGACTGGTCGGGTGGAACGAAGATTGGGGAAAGCCTGCTGGAATTCTATCGGCAGTTTGCGCCGTCTTTCTCGGCATATCGTTCCGTCGTTATCCTTATCAGCGATGGCTGGGATCGCGGCGATGTAGATGTGTTGCGCCATTCTATGGAGATGATCCATCGGCATGCGTATCGGTTAATCTGGCTCAATCCATTGCTCGGTAGTGACGGCTATCAGCCGATTTGCCGAGGTATTCGCACGGCTTTGCCTTATGTCGACTATTTCCTTCCGGCACACAATTTGGAGAGTTTGGCACAACTGACAAGGATATTAATTCCGCTCTGGGCACGATAA
- a CDS encoding thiamine pyrophosphate-dependent dehydrogenase E1 component subunit alpha, translating to MSKPSKDQMLYMYRKMLEIRQFEEAAGTLYQSGQLPGFLHLYIGEEATAVGVCAHLQDADYITSTHRGHGHLIAKGGKRDRMMAELFARTTGYCKGKGGSMHIADKETGILGANGVVGAGIPLAAGAGLSAKLRGTQQVAVSFFGDGATNQGVFHETLNLAAVWELPVIFVCENNRFGMGTPQREHQRVVDIAAVRAPAYDMPGITVDGNDVLKVYAAADEAVIRAREGGGPTLLNCDTYRFRGHHIGDPGTSYRDREEVQEQERQRDPIRRLAAVLIEEEGMSQDDLSALETELANELEAALEFAKNSPEPLPEDALNDLYAGSIQP from the coding sequence ATGTCAAAACCGAGTAAAGATCAGATGCTTTACATGTATCGTAAGATGTTAGAAATTCGTCAATTTGAAGAAGCCGCTGGAACGCTTTATCAGAGCGGTCAACTCCCGGGTTTCTTACACCTTTATATCGGCGAAGAAGCCACAGCAGTAGGGGTGTGTGCCCATCTGCAAGATGCTGATTACATCACGAGTACACATCGTGGTCACGGTCATCTCATAGCGAAAGGCGGCAAACGCGATCGGATGATGGCGGAGTTGTTCGCGCGTACAACCGGTTATTGTAAAGGCAAGGGAGGTTCGATGCATATCGCCGATAAAGAGACCGGTATTCTGGGTGCCAACGGTGTTGTTGGGGCTGGAATTCCGCTCGCGGCGGGTGCGGGGCTGTCTGCTAAACTCCGTGGGACACAGCAAGTCGCAGTATCATTCTTTGGTGATGGCGCGACGAACCAAGGCGTGTTCCATGAAACGCTCAACCTCGCCGCCGTATGGGAATTACCTGTCATCTTTGTGTGCGAAAACAATCGATTCGGGATGGGAACGCCGCAACGAGAGCATCAACGGGTAGTAGATATTGCGGCTGTCCGTGCTCCTGCTTACGATATGCCGGGTATCACTGTCGATGGGAACGATGTCCTTAAGGTTTACGCTGCAGCGGACGAAGCCGTCATACGCGCACGTGAAGGCGGTGGACCGACGCTCCTCAACTGCGATACGTACAGATTCCGCGGGCATCACATCGGTGATCCGGGGACATCCTACCGCGACCGTGAGGAAGTGCAAGAGCAAGAACGGCAACGCGATCCCATTCGGAGACTCGCTGCGGTCCTCATCGAAGAAGAGGGGATGAGCCAAGATGATCTCTCAGCACTTGAGACCGAACTCGCAAACGAACTTGAGGCGGCACTTGAGTTCGCCAAGAATAGTCCAGAACCTCTTCCAGAAGACGCTTTGAACGATCTGTATGCCGGTTCTATTCAGCCGTGA
- a CDS encoding SDR family oxidoreductase produces the protein MRLEGKVAIVAGAAWGGIGAATAYRFACEGAKVVVNTRRRKEKLDETVHRIQDAGGEAIAVMGDVADETTWQTLVETALLKYGKITTLVHNAAHSYTKKAIEFSLEEWNESLGVTLGGPWLGAKYCIPEMIRNGGGALVFISTVNATITNPGFGLYGAGKGGLNALTRSIALDYGREGIRANAIAPGQIVGERGEVSLAEDALEEQASRDCYPIGRYGKPEDIANAALFLASDEADFVTGIVLTADGGLTLQSPEALVRPSFRLRWRDDILLPQSKKDV, from the coding sequence ATGAGATTGGAAGGAAAAGTTGCAATTGTCGCAGGTGCTGCGTGGGGTGGTATCGGGGCAGCAACTGCTTACAGGTTTGCTTGCGAGGGTGCGAAAGTGGTTGTTAACACGCGCCGCCGCAAGGAAAAACTGGATGAAACTGTCCACCGTATTCAAGATGCCGGTGGAGAAGCAATCGCCGTCATGGGCGATGTCGCTGACGAAACGACTTGGCAAACACTTGTCGAAACCGCCTTGTTGAAATATGGGAAAATAACAACCCTTGTCCATAACGCTGCACACTCCTACACCAAAAAAGCGATTGAATTTTCACTTGAAGAATGGAATGAAAGTCTTGGCGTGACGCTCGGCGGCCCGTGGCTCGGCGCGAAGTATTGCATTCCTGAAATGATCCGTAATGGTGGCGGGGCTTTGGTCTTCATCTCCACAGTTAACGCTACCATTACAAATCCAGGGTTCGGGCTTTACGGTGCTGGAAAGGGCGGTTTGAATGCTTTAACGCGAAGTATTGCACTTGATTACGGCAGGGAAGGTATCCGGGCAAATGCTATCGCACCTGGACAGATCGTTGGCGAAAGAGGTGAAGTCTCTCTCGCTGAGGACGCTCTCGAAGAACAAGCCTCTCGCGATTGTTATCCGATTGGTCGCTACGGAAAACCCGAAGACATTGCCAATGCTGCACTTTTCTTGGCATCTGATGAGGCGGATTTTGTTACTGGAATCGTCTTGACTGCCGATGGGGGTTTGACGCTTCAGTCTCCAGAGGCACTCGTGCGCCCATCCTTCCGTCTTCGCTGGAGAGATGATATTCTTCTCCCGCAATCCAAAAAGGATGTATAG